From Apis cerana isolate GH-2021 linkage group LG10, AcerK_1.0, whole genome shotgun sequence, one genomic window encodes:
- the LOC107999563 gene encoding zinc finger protein 227, whose translation MGTAGRDFERDREDEIHCRICASDIPRNDGVHIFAEDGRRHYLQTKIRKYLYILVSSEDKLSKMVCVTCIKRLESIHRFAMMAYRTQEKLKIQLYNNIDNTNTQDMERESIKDIQNTTRRIEDRGLLHTILTKGAIEILAEGEPLGPSEFITQDNICHTPSMEEMEVKVDPMLFLQYGMEHSASETSEASDTEEIITRMNIPEPLPLTNKTDEIKKEKEEENNDKSQEDTEEHLSDVTKPHECTICARSFISQIGLQNHLWSHLPKDKRLDGKPILRSQQVYSTNGVLHTNTDNNSSGNFVCPICSKKISTKGNLKVHLETHRPKGKYGCDICGRIFKTQSNLFRHKEYHGGIQFPCNVCGRVYPTNSTLRAHSITHSDLRPHACPLCDKTFKRNQDLKFHINQHTGARPYQCPYCPKAFASSGNCFSHRKRMHPREVHRDRQRAADLMR comes from the exons atggGTACGGCGGGTCGCGATTTTGAGCGCGATCGGGAGGACGAGATCCACTGCCGAATTTGTGCTAGTGACATACCAAGAAACGATGGGGTTCACATTTTCGCAGAGGATGGTAGACGGCACTACTTGCAAAccaaaatacgaaaatatctGTACATCTTG GTATCTTCTgaagataaattatcaaagatgGTATGTGTTACTTGTATTAAAAGATTAGAGAGCATTCATCGTTTTGCTATGATGGCATATAGGacacaagaaaaattaaaaatacaattatataataatattgataatacaaATACACAAGATATGGAAAGAGAAAGTATTaaagatatacaaaatacaacAAGAAGGATAGAGGATCGAGGATTATTACATACAATATTAAccaaa ggaGCAATAGAAATTTTAGCTGAAGGTGAACCATTGGGACCATCAGAATTCATAACACAAGATAATATATGTCATACTCCAAGTATGGAAGAAATGGAAGTCAAAGTAGATCcaatgttatttttacaatatggtATGGAACATTCAGCATCAGAAACTTCAGAAGCATCTGAtacagaagaaataataacaagaatGAATATTCCAGAACCATTACCATTAACAAATaa aactgatgaaataaaaaaagaaaaagaagaagagaataatgataaatcacAAGAAGATACTGAAGAACATCTTTCAGATGTAACAAAACCTCATGAATGTACAATATGTGCTCGATCTTTTATATCTCAAATTGGTCTACAAAATCATTTATGGTCTCATTTGCCTAAAGATAAACGACTTGATGGAAAGCCTATTTTAAGATCACAACAAGTATATTCTACTAATGGTGTGCTTCATACGAATACTGACAACAATTCATCTGGTAATTTTGTCTGTCCAATttgtagtaaaaaaatttctactaaGGGTAATTTAAAAGTACATTTGGAAACTCATCGGCCTAAAGGAAAATATGGTTGTGACATATGTGGTAGAAT ttttaaaacaCAGTCAAATTTATTCAGACATAAAGAGTATCATGGTGGAATACAATTTCCATGTAATGTATGTGGAAGAGTTTATCCAACAAATTCTACATTAAGAGCTCATAGTATAACGCATTCGGATTTAAGGCCGCACGCCTGCCCTCTTTgtgataaaacttttaaaagaaatcaagatttaaaatttcatataaatcaaCATACAGGTGCAAGGCCTTATCAATGTCCATACTGTCCAAAAGCTTTCGCAAGTTCTGGAAACTGTTTCTCACATCGTAAAAGAATGCATCCTCGAGAAGTACATCGAGACAGACAAAGAGCAGCAGATTTAATGAGATGA
- the LOC107993109 gene encoding cilia- and flagella-associated protein 20, which produces MFKNTFQSGFLSILYSIGSKPLQIWDKKVRNGHIKRITDNDIQSLVLEILGSNVSTTYITCPADPRKTLGIKLPFLVMIIKNLKKYFTFEVQVIDDKNVRRRFRASNYQSTTRVKPFICTMPMRLDDGWNQIQFNLADFTRRAYGTNYVETLRVQIHANCRIRRVYFSDRLYSEDELPAEFKLFLPIQNKAKC; this is translated from the exons ATGTTTAAGAACACTTTTCAAAGtggatttttatcaattttgtatAGTATTGGTAGCAAGCCATTACAAATTTGGGACAAAAAAGTAAGAAACGGGCACATAAAACGAATTACGGATAATGATATACAAAGTTTAGTACTGGAAATATTGGGTAGTAATGTCAGtactacatatataacatGTCCAGCAGATCCTAGAAAAACATTAGGTATAAAATTACCATTTCTAGTGatgataattaagaatttaaaaaaatattttacatttgaagTTCag gTAATTGATGACAAGAATGTACGCCGTAGATTTCGTGCTAGTAATTATCAATCTACAACTAGAGTAAAGCCATTTATTTGTACAATGCCAATGAGATTAGATGATGGATGGAATcagattcaatttaatttagctGATTTTACTAGACGTGCATATGGAACAAATTATGTGGAAACATTAAGGGTTCAAATCCATGCAAACTGTAGAATACGAAGAGTATACTTTTCTGATAGACTATATTCAGAAGATGAATTGCCagcagaatttaaattatttttgccaATTCAGAATAAGGCAAAATGTTAA